The Glycine soja cultivar W05 chromosome 6, ASM419377v2, whole genome shotgun sequence genome has a window encoding:
- the LOC114415903 gene encoding uncharacterized protein LOC114415903, with the protein MDTNTLGVDPKKRKASIVENVFNLQARETLDHEIARMFYSLGLPFHLARNPHYRKAFPYAANNKINGYQPPGYNKLRTTLLQNERRHMEILLQPIKNAWSQNGVSIVSDGWNDPQKRSLINFMAGTENGPMFLKAIDCSNEIKDKDFIAKHMREVIMEVGHSNVVQIVMDNATVCKAACLIIEAEFPFIYWTPCVVHTLNLALKNICVAKNKKNNVVYEECSWITQIVDDAMFVKNFVMSHSMRLSIFNSFNSLKLLSIAPTRFASTIVMLKRFKQLKKGLQDMVISDQWSSYTENDVAKAKFVKDTLLDDKWWDKVDSILSFTIPIYDVLRRTDTEASSLHLVYEMWDSMIENVKNAIYQYERKEESEGSTFYEVVHSILIDRWTKSNTPLHCLAHSLNPR; encoded by the coding sequence ATGGATACAAACACTCTTGGTGTTGatccaaaaaagagaaaggCATCAATTGTAGAAAATGTCTTTAATTTGCAAGCTAGAGAGACACTTGATCATGAAATTGCTAGGATGTTTTACTCTTTGGGGTTGCCTTTTCATTTAGCAAGAAATCCTCATTATAGGAAGGCGTTTCCCTATGCTGCCAACAATAAGATCAATGGTTATCAACCTCCAggttataataaattaaggacAACATTACTTCAAAATGAGAGGAGACATATGGAGATCTTGttacaaccaattaaaaatgcaTGGAGCCAGAATGGTgtgagcattgttagtgatggATGGAATGACCCGCAAAAAAGATCTCTTATTAATTTCATGGCTGGCACGGAGAACGGACCTATGTTTTTAAAGGCCATCGATTGTTCAAATGAGATCAAAGACAAGGATTTCATTGCCAAACATATGAGGGAGGTAATTATGGAGGTTGGGCACTCAAATGTTGTGCAAATAGTGATGGATAATGCAACCGTTTGTAAAGCAGCATGTTTAATAATTGAGGCTGAGTTTCCTTTCATCTATTGGACTCCATGTGTTGTCCATACATTAAATCTTGCTTTAAAGAACATATGTGTAgccaagaataaaaaaaacaatgttgtttATGAAGAATGTTCTTGGATCACCCAAATTGTGGATGATGCAATGTTTGTGAAAAACTTTGTCATGAGTCACTCTATGAGACtatcaattttcaattcattcaattCATTGAAATTGTTATCCATTGCTCCAACAAGATTTGCCTCCACTATTGTAATGCTAAAGAGATTCAAGCAATTGAAGAAAGGACTCCAAGATATGGTCATTAGTGACCAATGGTCTTCTTATACGGAAAATGATGTTGCAAAGGCTAAATTTGTGAAAGATACTTTGTTGGATGATAAATGGTGGGATAAGGTTGAttctattctttctttcactaTCCCTATCTATGATGTTCTTAGAAGAACTGATACAGAAGCTTCATCTCTCCATCTAGTATATGAGATGTGGGATTCAATGATTGAAAATGTGAAGAATGCCATATATCAATATGAGAGAAAGGAGGAGAGTGAAGGATCAACCTTTTATGAGGTAGTGCACTCCATATTAATTGACCGTTGGACTAAGAGTAACACTCCTCTCCATTGTTTAGCTCATTCCTTAAATCCTAGGTAA